A window of Halopseudomonas sabulinigri genomic DNA:
GCACCCTGCAGCTGTTCCGCACCCAGAAGCAAATGGACGCTGCCGCGCAGGACATCGCCGTGCTCGAACGCTGTGGCGTGCCCTACCAATTGCTCGACCGCGAGGGCTGTGTGCGCATCGAGCCCGGCCTGGCGCCCAGCGCGCACAAGATCGTCGGCGGCCTGCGCCTGCCCAACGATGAAACCGGCGACTGCCACCTGTTCACCACCCGCCTGGCGGCCAAGGCTGCCGAGTTGGGCGTGCAATTTCGCTTCAACTGCGAGATAGACGAACTGCTCAGCGACGGCACTCAGATCAATGGTGTGCGCCTGGCCAATGGCGAATCCCTGCACGCCGACCGCTACGTGCTGGCGCTGGGCAGCTTCTCGCCCAAACTCGCCCGCCCACTGGGTATGGAGCTGCCAATCTACCCGGTCAAAGGCTATTCACTGACCCTGCCGGTGACCAACGACGCCATGGCGCCGGTCTCGACCATCATGGATGAAACCTACAAGGTGGCCATGACCCGCTTTGCCGACCGTATCCGCGTGGGCGGCATGGCCGAGCTCACCGGGTTTGATGACAGCCTCAGCGACAAGCGCCGCGCCACCCTGGAAATGGTCATCAGCGACCTCTTCCCCGAAGGCGGCGCGGTCAGCGAGGCCAGTTTCTGGACCGGCTTCCGCCCGATGACGCCGGATGGCACGCCGATCATCGGCGCGAGTAAACTGCGCAACCTGTACTTCAATACCGGCCACGGCACCCTGGGCTGGACCATGTCCTGCGGCTCCAGCCAGTTACTTGCCGACCTGATTGACGGCAAGAAGACCGCGATTGGCGCCAGCGACTACAATTTCAACCGTTATGCACAAGACAAGGAACACAGCCCGCATGGCCATCCAGCGACAGCTCACTAACGAGCGCATGAGTCAGATCGTGATTCACCAAAACACCGTGTACCTATCCGGCCAGGTAGCCGCCGATGACGATCTGGACAAAGACGCCGCCACTCAGACCCGCAGCACCCTGCAGGAAATCGAAAGCCTGCTGGCCCAGGCCGGTAGCGACAAGACGCGGATTCTCTCGGTGACCATCTACCTGAAAGACATCGACGCCGACTTTGCCGCCATGAACAGCGCCTGGGACCAATGGCTACCAGGCGGCACCGCGCCAGCCCGCGCCACGGTGGAAGCCAAGCTCTGCGAGCCGGAGATCCTGGTCGAAATGTCGGTGGTCGCGGCCATCTGACCGACGCGCTTAAATCCGCCCCCCTCATCAGCCGCGCATTCCCGCCGCGGAACCGCGTCTGATAATCTTGGGACGTGATGAGCAATTGCACAGACTCTCTGCGAGTGATCAAGCGTGCAGATGCAAGGCGTGATTCGCCGCCAATAGTGGTGCTCTTGGCAAGAATCGCAACGCAGCAGATGCATGCTTGAGCGCTTGCCCTTGAGGCCTTCTGGCCAGAGAGGTTGCGCAATTGTTCAGCACGTCCCTTAGCTTAGCGGGGCATCCAGCCCCGCATTTTTTCAAGACCCTATTCATGCGCCCAGCCCACGCCCTGATCGACCTCAACGCTCTGCGCCACAACTACCTGCTGGCCAAATCCCTGTCCGGCCAACGCGCGCTGGCGGTGATCAAGGCGAATGCCTACGGGCATGGGGCGGTGCACTGCGCCGAAGCCTTGAGTGAAGTGGCTGACGGCTTTGCCGTGGCCTGTATCGAAGAGGCATTAGAGCTGCGCGCCGCCGGCGTGAGCAAACCCATATTGCTGCTCGAAGGCTGGTTTGACGCCGACGAGCTGCCGCTGCTGGTTGAGCATCAGCTCTGGGCGGTGGTGCACCATCAAGCGCAACTGGATCAGTTGGCGGCCGCGCAACTGCGCAGCCCGCTGCATATCTGGCTGAAACTGGACACCGGCATGCACCGCGTGGGCTTTAGCCCAGCCGAGTACGCCGATATCTGGCGGCGCCTGGAGGGCAGCAGTAAGGTCGCCAGCCTGACCAAGATGACCCACTTTGCCCGCGCTGATGAGCCCGACACCGGCCGTACCGAAGAGCAGCTGGCGGTGTTCGCCGACGCCACCGCCGACCTCAGCGGCCCGGCCAGTCTGTGCAACTCACCCGGCGTGCTGGCCTGGCCAGCCGCGCATGGCGACTGGCTGCGCCCCGGCATCATGCTCTACGGCGCCACCCCATTCAGTTTTTCGCAGGCGCAGGCCGAATGGTTACACCCGGTCATGCAGCTGGAATCACGCATTATCGCCGTCCGTGAACTCCCCGCGGGTGAACCCATCGGCTACGGCTCGCGCTACATCACCCAGCGTCCGACCCGCGTGGGCGTGGTCGCCATGGGCTATGCCGATGGCTACCCGCGCCACGCCAAGGACGGCACCCCGGTGCTGATCGACGGCCAGCGCAGTCAGCTGATCGGTCGCGTCTCGATGGACATGCTCACCGTTGACCTCACCGAGCTGCCCGGTAGCGGTCTGGGCAGCGCCGTTCGCCTGTGGGGTGAAGGGCTCAACGCCAGTGAGGTCGCGGCTTGGGCCGACAGCATCCCATACCAACTGTTCTGCAACCTCAACCGCGTGCCACGCCGCTACATCGGCTGAACCTCGCGCCGCGCAGGAATGACTGGACAGTCTGCGATCTGTTGAAAATTCTGAACAGCCGTGCAATGATTCGCCTCATTGTGCACACCTGCCTGTGTAACCTGTCTGACTATTCCCTGGAGGAATCTGCCTTTGGACGTTGGTGCCCGCCTGAAAACCATCCGTAAACTCAAGGGTTTATCACAACGAGAACTGGCCAAGAGAGCCGGCGTTACCAACAGCACCATCTCGATGATCGAGAAGAACAGCGTCAGCCCCTCCGTCAGCTCCCTGAAAAAGGTACTCTCCGGCATTCCCATGTCGCTGGTGGATTTCTTCTCGCTGGAGCTGGAAGAAGATGCGCAGCGCAAGGTGATCTACCGCGCCGACGAACTGCTGGATATCGGCACCAATGACGTGACCATGAAGCTGGTCGGCAAGGGGCACCCCAACCGCGCCTTTTCCTTTCTGAACGAGACCTATCCACCCGGCGCCGATACCGGCCCGGACATGCTTAATCACGAAGGCGAAGAAGCCGGCACCGTGGTCAGGGGCCAGTTGGAAGTGACCGTGGGCGGCGAGGTGTATCTGCTCGAGAGCGGTGACAGCTACTATTTCGACAGCAACCAGCCGCACCGCTTCCGTAATCCGTCGGCCGATCAGGACTGCCTGCTGATCAGCGCCACTACCCCGGCCAACTTCTGAGCAGAAGGCGCAGCGTTAGCGCTGCGCCAAGGGCTCTGCATCCATGACCGGCGCGCCGGCAATGGCCTGATACACCGACACCATGGCCACCGCCGCGTCGATACGGCTTTGCACCAGATCACTGCGCACTGCGGTGAGCGCCTGCTCGGTATCCAGCACTTCAAAGTACTCGATATACCCCTGCTCGTAGCGCAGCCGCGCCTGCTCGACCGCTTGCTCGGCAGACTCGGTGGCGGTTTGCAGCCAGTCACTGCGGCGCTGCGACTGACGTACATTGACCAGCCCATTCTCGGTTTCTTCCAAGGCGTTCAGCACCGTCTGCTGATACTGCGCCAGCCGCTCGGCGCCGCGGGCATCGGCCGCTGCGATACGCGCGCGCACTCCTTCTACATCCAGAAAGGTCCAGTCGATGCCCAGGCTGACGCGTCGCGATTCGGCACCAGCGGTGAACAAATCACTACCGCTACCCGCGACTGAACCGAGCAGCGCACCCAGGGTGAAGCGGGGGAACAGATCCGCCGTGGCCACGCCCACCTGCGCGGTGGCGGCGGCCAGACGCCGCTCGGCGGCCTGAATATCAGGCCTGCGCCGCAGCACCTGGGCCGGCGTGCCTACCGGCACCTCGGCGACCACCGCAGGCATCGGCCGCTCCTCTGCCAGCAGCGCATTCAGCGCCGCCGGGGGTTGCCCGGTGAGCACCGCCAGGCGATGCATACTCAGTTGGACCGCAGCCTCACGCTGCGGCACCAGCGCACGCAGCGAGTCCAGCTCGGCCGCGGCGCGCAGACGATCAAACTCGGTACCGCGGCCGGCCTCCAGCCGCGCGCTGACAATATCCAGCGACTCCTGCTGCAGCGCCACATTCTGCCGCGCTACCGCAAGTAACTGCTGTTGTCCGCGCAGGGCAAAATAGCTGCTGGCCAACTGGCCGGTCAGCGCTACCTGCAGCGCCTGCAGGTCAGCCGCGGAGGCTTGCAGCTCGGCCTCACTGGCCTCGACTGCACGGGCCAGGCGGCCATAGAAATCCAGCTCCCAGCTCGCCACCAGGCCGGCAGAGTATTGCTCGACGCGCTGCTGATCCGGTGTACTGCGCTCAACTTCTGCCAGGTGCTGCTCGGCAGCGCCCCCCTGCGCCCGCACACTTGGCCAGCGCTCGCGCCGGGCGCCTCGCAGCAAGGCTTCAGCACTCTGGTAACGCGCCAGCAAGGTTTGCAGATCAAGGTTGCCCGCCAGCGTCCGCTTTACCAGGCCTGCCAGGATCGGGTCGTTGAACCCGGCCCAGAAACGCTGCTCTGCCGCCGGATCCAACTGGCTATTGCTCGCCTGACTGAAGCGGTCAACCTGCACCGGCGCCGGGGCCTGGTAATCCGGGCCCACCGCGCAGGCGGTAACCAGCAAACTGAGGGCAAAGGGCAACGCGCGCTGCAGGGGTCGGTGCAGTCGCTTATTCATGGTTACTCTCCTGTTCGTGACTCGCTTTGGCAGTCGCCGTGTGTGGCGCCGCAGTGGCTGGCGTCAGCGCCAGCGATTTGCCCGACAGCTTGCGCAGGGCGACGTAGAACACCGGGGTCAGCAGCAGGCCGAACAGGGTCACGCCCAACATGCCGGTGAACACGGTAATGCCCATGGCGTTGCGCACTTCGCTGCCGGCACCGGTGGCCAGTACCAGCGGCACCACCCCGGCGATAAAGGCGACCGAGGTCATGATGATCGGCCGCAAACGCAGACGGCTGGCCTCCAGCGCGGCCTTGATGGTCTGCATACCCGCCATTTCCAGTTCGCGGGCAAATTCGACGATCAGAATCGCGTTCTTGCACGCCAGGCCCATCAGCACCACCAGGCCCACCTGTACAAACACGTTGTTATCGCCGCCACTCAGCCACACGCCAACCAACGCAGCGAGCAGACACATGGGCACAATCAGAATTACCGCCAGCGGCATCACCCAACTCTCATAGAGCGCCGCCAGCACCAGGAACACCAGCAACAGCGCCAGCGGGAAGACCACCAAGGCCGCGTTGCCCTGAGTAATCTGCTGGAAACTCAGGTCGGTCCACTCCACACTCATGCCAGCCGGCAGCGTTTGCCCGGCCACCTCGGCCACCGTCGCCAGGGTTTCACCGGACGACAACATCGCCGGATCGGACTGACCGATCAGATCGGATGCCGGGTAACCGTTGTAGCGGATCACCGGATCGGGACCAAAACTCTGCGTCAGGCTGACCATGGTATTGAGCGGCACCATGTCGCCCTGGGCATTGCGGGTGTAGAGGTGATCCAGATCGCTGGCCTCATCGCGGAACGAGGCATCCGCCTGCGCCTTGACCTGATAGGTGCGGCCAAACAGGTTGAAGTCGTTGATGTACTGCGAGCCAAAGTACAGCTGCAGCGTGCCGAACAGGTCATCCAGCCGAACGCCCTGGGCCTTGGCCTGCAGGCGATCCACCTCGGCATCCAGTTGCGGCACGTTGGCCTGGTAGGAGGTGATCGGGAAGCCCAGCCCTGGGGTTTGCGCCAATGCCATCGCCAGCGCATCGGTGGACTGCTGCAGCGCACCGTAACCGGCCCCGCTGCGATCCTGGATATACAGCGAATAGCCAGAACCCGCGCCCAGGCCAAACACTGGCGGCGGCATGAAGGTGATGGCAAAGCCTTCATTGATACCGCCCAGCTTGGCGTTCAGGTCGTCGGCAATTTCCAGCGCCGTGCGGTCGCGAATCGCGAAGTCGTCGAACAGCACAAACACAGTGGCGATATTCGGCGTATTGGTGCCCTGCAGCGCGTTAAAGCCGACAAAGGCGGCGGCGTCGGCCACGCCTTCGGTGCCCAGCGCCATTTCACTCACCCGCCGCGCTACCGCTTCGGTGCGGTCCAGGGTGGAGCCTTCCGGCAGGCGAATACTGCCAATCAGATAGGTCTTGTCCTGGGTTGGAATAAAGCCACCCGGTACCTGATTGAACATGAAGGCGGTGCTCGCCAGCAGGATCAGATAAACCCCGAACACCAGCCCGCGACGGCCAAAGCTGCGACCCACAAAGCGCTCGTAACGCAGCGCATTGCGCTGGAAGAAGCGGTTGAACGGGCGAAACAGCCAGCCAAAGCCGCGATCAAGAATACGCGTAGGCAAGTCCGGCGCAGCGCCGTGCGGCTTGAGCAGGGTCGCCGCCAATGCGGGCGACAGGGTCAGCGAGTTGATCGCCGAGATCACCGTGGTGATGGCGATAGTCACCGCAAACTGGCGGTAGAACTGACCGGTAATGCCGTCCAGAAAGGCCATGGGCACGAAGACGGCACAGAGCACCAGACTGATGGCGATGATCGGCCCGCTCACTTCACGCATGGCCTGATGGGCGGCGGCCAAGGGCGCCAGACCCTGCTCGATATTGCGCTCGACGTTCTCCACCACCACGATGGCGTCGTCCACCACGATGCCGATGGCCAGCACCATGGCGAACAGCGTCAGGGTGTTGATTGAGAAGCCCAGCATCAGCAAGACGGCAAAGCTACCGACAATCGAGACCGGCACCGCCAGCAAGGGAATCAGTGAGGCACGCCAGGTCTGCAGGAACAGAATAACCACCAGCACCACCAGCGCTACCGCCTCCAGCAGGGTGGTGATCACCGAGCTGATGGAGGTGCTGACGAACACCGTGGGATCGTAGGCGATTTCCCACTTCAGGCCCTTGGGAAAGTCGTCATCCAGCTCGGCCATCTTGGCGCGCACCGCCTTGGAGACGTCCAGCGCGTTGGAGCCCGGCGCCTGGAAAATCGGCAGGGCAACCGCCTGACGGCCATTGAGCAGGGCGCGCAGCGAATCTTCCTGCGCCGCCAGCTCGATCCGCGCCACATCGCGCAGCCGGGTGATCTGCCCATCGGCGCCGGTTTTCAGCACGATATCGCCAAACGCCTCGGTACTGTCCAGCCGCCCCTTGGCATTGATCGAGATCAGCAGGTCGGAGCCACCGGGCATCGGCGGCGCGCCAATCTGACCCGCCGAAACCTGCACATTTTGCTCCTGTACCGCCGCGCTGATATCGCCGGCAGTCACGCCCAGCGAGGCCGCCCGCTGCGGGTCGACCCACAGGCGCATGGCATAGTCACCAGCACCAAACAGCCCGGCCTGGCCCACGCCGGGAATGCGCGCCAGCTCGTCGCGAATGTGCAGCACCGCGTAGTTGCGGATGTAGGTGGCATCCAGACTGTCGTCCGGCGAGATCAGGTGCACCGCCATCATCAGGTTGGGCGACTGCTTCTGCGTAGTCACCCCAAGACGGCGCACATCTTCCGGCAGCCGCGGCAAGGCCTGCGAGACCCGGTTCTGCACCTGCACCTGGGCCTGATCCGGGTCAGTGCCCAGGGCAAAGGTCACGGTCAGCGCCAGGCTGCCGTCACTGCCGGCCACCGACTTCATGTAGATCATGTCTTCCACGCCGTTGATGGCTTCTTCCAACGGCGTAGCAACGGTTTCTGAAATGGTTTTCGGGTTGGCACCGGGGTAACTGGCGCTGACCAGCACGCTGGGCGGCACCACCTCAGGGTATTCGCTGACCGGCAACAGCGGAATGCTGATCAGGCCCACGGCAAAGATGATGATCGACAGCACCGAGGCAAAGATCGGTCGATCAATGAAAAAACGTGAAATATTCACGGCAAGACTCTCCCTGTGGCGCGCTCGCATGAGCGCGCCTCCTGGCAACAAAGATGTGGTTTTTGCGTATCAGAGAAACGCGATTACAGACTGTTCTGCGCTATGGCGTTGGCCCGCTCGGCACTGGCCATGGCGACCGGTTCAGGCGCCACCTGCATACCCGGGAAGGCAATTTTCTGCAGGCCGTTGACCACCACACGGTCGCCGTCGGCCAGACCCTCGCGGATCACCAGCAGGCCATCCATGCGCCGGCCGGTCTGCACAAAACGGCGGGTCGCCTGATTCTGCTCATCCAGCACGTAGACATAGCGGCGATCCTGATCGGTCAGCACGGCTTTCTGGTCAATCAGAATCGCCTTGCTGGCCGCGGCTACCGGCATCCGCACGCGGGCGAACTGTCCCGGACGCAATAACCCCTGCGGATTGGCCACCACGGCGCGGTATTGCAGAGTCCCCGTGGCCGCATTGAACTGATTGTCGACAAAGTCGAGCTGGCCGTTGTGCGGGTAGTCCTGGGTGTTGGCCAGGCCCACCTTGACCGGCACCGCGCTCTGCTCAGCGCTGGTGTAGGGATTGTTGTCGGCGGTCTGCTGGTCGCTCTCGAAGTACACATACATGGGGTCAACCGAAACCAGCGTGGCCAGCAGCGTGCTGTCGGCGGTGGCCAGGTTGCCGCGGGTGATTTCCGCTCGCCCCATGCGACCGCC
This region includes:
- a CDS encoding D-amino acid dehydrogenase, with the protein product MQVLILGSGVIGITSAWYLAKAGHQVTVVDRQSGPALETSFGNAGMISPGYSAPWAAPGVPLKAVKWMLAKHAPLAIKPTSDPQQYRWMLQMLRNCTEARYAVNKERMMRLAEYSRDCLMALRKDSGVDYEHRELGTLQLFRTQKQMDAAAQDIAVLERCGVPYQLLDREGCVRIEPGLAPSAHKIVGGLRLPNDETGDCHLFTTRLAAKAAELGVQFRFNCEIDELLSDGTQINGVRLANGESLHADRYVLALGSFSPKLARPLGMELPIYPVKGYSLTLPVTNDAMAPVSTIMDETYKVAMTRFADRIRVGGMAELTGFDDSLSDKRRATLEMVISDLFPEGGAVSEASFWTGFRPMTPDGTPIIGASKLRNLYFNTGHGTLGWTMSCGSSQLLADLIDGKKTAIGASDYNFNRYAQDKEHSPHGHPATAH
- a CDS encoding RidA family protein, producing MAIQRQLTNERMSQIVIHQNTVYLSGQVAADDDLDKDAATQTRSTLQEIESLLAQAGSDKTRILSVTIYLKDIDADFAAMNSAWDQWLPGGTAPARATVEAKLCEPEILVEMSVVAAI
- the alr gene encoding alanine racemase → MRPAHALIDLNALRHNYLLAKSLSGQRALAVIKANAYGHGAVHCAEALSEVADGFAVACIEEALELRAAGVSKPILLLEGWFDADELPLLVEHQLWAVVHHQAQLDQLAAAQLRSPLHIWLKLDTGMHRVGFSPAEYADIWRRLEGSSKVASLTKMTHFARADEPDTGRTEEQLAVFADATADLSGPASLCNSPGVLAWPAAHGDWLRPGIMLYGATPFSFSQAQAEWLHPVMQLESRIIAVRELPAGEPIGYGSRYITQRPTRVGVVAMGYADGYPRHAKDGTPVLIDGQRSQLIGRVSMDMLTVDLTELPGSGLGSAVRLWGEGLNASEVAAWADSIPYQLFCNLNRVPRRYIG
- a CDS encoding cupin domain-containing protein; its protein translation is MDVGARLKTIRKLKGLSQRELAKRAGVTNSTISMIEKNSVSPSVSSLKKVLSGIPMSLVDFFSLELEEDAQRKVIYRADELLDIGTNDVTMKLVGKGHPNRAFSFLNETYPPGADTGPDMLNHEGEEAGTVVRGQLEVTVGGEVYLLESGDSYYFDSNQPHRFRNPSADQDCLLISATTPANF
- a CDS encoding efflux transporter outer membrane subunit, with protein sequence MNKRLHRPLQRALPFALSLLVTACAVGPDYQAPAPVQVDRFSQASNSQLDPAAEQRFWAGFNDPILAGLVKRTLAGNLDLQTLLARYQSAEALLRGARRERWPSVRAQGGAAEQHLAEVERSTPDQQRVEQYSAGLVASWELDFYGRLARAVEASEAELQASAADLQALQVALTGQLASSYFALRGQQQLLAVARQNVALQQESLDIVSARLEAGRGTEFDRLRAAAELDSLRALVPQREAAVQLSMHRLAVLTGQPPAALNALLAEERPMPAVVAEVPVGTPAQVLRRRPDIQAAERRLAAATAQVGVATADLFPRFTLGALLGSVAGSGSDLFTAGAESRRVSLGIDWTFLDVEGVRARIAAADARGAERLAQYQQTVLNALEETENGLVNVRQSQRRSDWLQTATESAEQAVEQARLRYEQGYIEYFEVLDTEQALTAVRSDLVQSRIDAAVAMVSVYQAIAGAPVMDAEPLAQR
- a CDS encoding efflux RND transporter permease subunit: MNISRFFIDRPIFASVLSIIIFAVGLISIPLLPVSEYPEVVPPSVLVSASYPGANPKTISETVATPLEEAINGVEDMIYMKSVAGSDGSLALTVTFALGTDPDQAQVQVQNRVSQALPRLPEDVRRLGVTTQKQSPNLMMAVHLISPDDSLDATYIRNYAVLHIRDELARIPGVGQAGLFGAGDYAMRLWVDPQRAASLGVTAGDISAAVQEQNVQVSAGQIGAPPMPGGSDLLISINAKGRLDSTEAFGDIVLKTGADGQITRLRDVARIELAAQEDSLRALLNGRQAVALPIFQAPGSNALDVSKAVRAKMAELDDDFPKGLKWEIAYDPTVFVSTSISSVITTLLEAVALVVLVVILFLQTWRASLIPLLAVPVSIVGSFAVLLMLGFSINTLTLFAMVLAIGIVVDDAIVVVENVERNIEQGLAPLAAAHQAMREVSGPIIAISLVLCAVFVPMAFLDGITGQFYRQFAVTIAITTVISAINSLTLSPALAATLLKPHGAAPDLPTRILDRGFGWLFRPFNRFFQRNALRYERFVGRSFGRRGLVFGVYLILLASTAFMFNQVPGGFIPTQDKTYLIGSIRLPEGSTLDRTEAVARRVSEMALGTEGVADAAAFVGFNALQGTNTPNIATVFVLFDDFAIRDRTALEIADDLNAKLGGINEGFAITFMPPPVFGLGAGSGYSLYIQDRSGAGYGALQQSTDALAMALAQTPGLGFPITSYQANVPQLDAEVDRLQAKAQGVRLDDLFGTLQLYFGSQYINDFNLFGRTYQVKAQADASFRDEASDLDHLYTRNAQGDMVPLNTMVSLTQSFGPDPVIRYNGYPASDLIGQSDPAMLSSGETLATVAEVAGQTLPAGMSVEWTDLSFQQITQGNAALVVFPLALLLVFLVLAALYESWVMPLAVILIVPMCLLAALVGVWLSGGDNNVFVQVGLVVLMGLACKNAILIVEFARELEMAGMQTIKAALEASRLRLRPIIMTSVAFIAGVVPLVLATGAGSEVRNAMGITVFTGMLGVTLFGLLLTPVFYVALRKLSGKSLALTPATAAPHTATAKASHEQESNHE
- a CDS encoding efflux RND transporter periplasmic adaptor subunit codes for the protein MTTFALRNVKQLGALGLLLALLAGCDAQGQESAAAPPAPAVQVATVSAREVTLWDTFTGRIAAPETVALRPRVSGYIDCVAFTEGELVKQGDVLFVIDQRPYQARLQMAAAELQRARSQLQLSDREAKRAEQLWERRAISREELEQRSAARAIARAGVNSAQAALDNAKLELAYTEVKAPVGGRMGRAEITRGNLATADSTLLATLVSVDPMYVYFESDQQTADNNPYTSAEQSAVPVKVGLANTQDYPHNGQLDFVDNQFNAATGTLQYRAVVANPQGLLRPGQFARVRMPVAAASKAILIDQKAVLTDQDRRYVYVLDEQNQATRRFVQTGRRMDGLLVIREGLADGDRVVVNGLQKIAFPGMQVAPEPVAMASAERANAIAQNSL